DNA sequence from the Salvia splendens isolate huo1 chromosome 19, SspV2, whole genome shotgun sequence genome:
ATGCGAAGGCGACGTGCACTACGGGAGGTAAGTCTTGTTGCGATACAAGAGATCAACAtagccaaaaaaagaaaattggtcTCTTTGTTACGATGATGAATTGAGATGGGGGGTGACCTCAACAAACATTTCAGAGAGCTACAACAAAGTGTTGAAAGGTATAACAGAGTTGCCAATTAGAGCTTTGgttgatttgacattttggaAAACAGTGCAATGGTGGGCAgatagaaaaaaagaaatacaagATACCGAAGGTCGGTTAACCCCGTGGGCGAGGGACAAATTTGCTGAGAATGATGCGAAGGGGCCTCAATGTGcgcattctttcccacgcccatagcTGCAGAAGCATCATAGGCCCGCCTAACTCTTTCCTCTTATCCATGGAAGCCTCGCACAGATAATGATACATGTACGACAAAGCCGCACTTCCCCAACTAACATTCTGCACCTCGTCCGGATCCTCAAATGCATTCAACCACATAAAAGAACTTTACACCCCTTGGTGTCTGGTAGTATGAGTCCTCCTAACAAAATTAGGGCATGGAGACGTGCCCTTTGGATGTATACATATGTAGGTAGGTCATTACCCAAAGGTATCCTTATTTGGTTGATCAGAGCGGTCATCAGCAAACCGCCTTGCTTTGTCTTTGTGTTTGTAtctggtatccatcccaacaaatctcGGCACTTGATAGGCCAATTGGTATATCCGACATGATGGTCACGACCTGTGAAAACGCGACCGTCCGCTCTCAAGTCCCAAATGGCTTGCATATCTTCTAAGGTCACCGTCGCCTCTCCAATCGGTAGATGCAAAGTGTGCGTCTccggcctccaacgctcaatcaaAGCCGTGATAAGGTCATTGTCGAACTTCATCGACTTCCCACAATCCatcacgcctttgaaaccaaatATGTCAAGCCAATACCTCACATTGTCATGAATATCCATATCCCATGTCTTACTTTCCATCCGTCGAACTTTGAAAAGTTGTGTTGTGCCATCTTTCAgtagtttatttgaaatatgTTTTTTCTGAAGATATAACACTGACGGATCTTCAGGTCCATATAATAACTGTCCGCTAGAACTTGAAGTTTCCATCTAATAAAATAACATATTCACAAAACAAGAATTACAAACTctcatttaaaatacaaataacatataaattcaaattcatcatcaaaataacaaaatattataAACCAAATGATTCACTCCTAATCCATTGATATCCAatcatatactatatattagaaACTCCAATTCATCACAATTCATTATTTATAAGGTCTAATTTACATATCACTACTCAATTAGAAATTCACAATTCACTCCACTTCAATGTATATATAACTTGTAAATTATTATCATAATCAAAATAAGTAGTCATTGCAAAAATTACCCAATATAATCAAGCCAATGAAAGTTAAATACAAGATACATTTCAACCCCTACTCTCTTCTCCaataacaaccaaaatcacaacaccaaTCATCTCAAACATATCAAAAACTATATAATAGAATGAATTTCATCAATCAAATCCATTACAATTAACAAATCAACAAAACATCGGCGAAAATTGAACAAATTAttttaaaccctaatttacaaaattGGGTGAAACTtacacaaaatatgcaaataaacaacaaataagggaGGAATGTTGAAGGATTGAAGAAAACTTACCGGAATATGACGGGAAATCGCCGGAATCGCCAAGAAATCGTCGCCTGAGTTTCGTGTCTGCCTCTTTCTCTCGCGCAGAATGTGAGCTAATGCCTCTGTTccgtctattttgttcaaattagagacgcatgagcctcatgcgttttaccctaacacgcatgacggtcatgcgtcgtcttaaaaaattaaaaaaaaagcgACGCATGTGCAGGATGCGTTTTACTggaagacgcatgaccctcatgcgtcttcttaaaaaaataaaaaaattgaacggcaCTTCTCTTTCATGCGTCTTACACAAAAAACGCATCACGGTCATGCATTTCATTAACgggagacgcatgaccctcatgcgtctctcccaaaacTGGAataaaaaaagtccagtacacttCTGGAATGTTAAATATAGCCTAGAACTAAAAAAGAATTGCCCCGTTAAATATGATAGGGTTGATCTGGATCGTTGAACGATTTTATGTGTCTAGGGAGTAATTCTTTTAGTAAAGCAAAAAAGTTTAGCAACCATACTCAAATAAAAGACGTGGCTAATTTTTATCTTTAAATTTAGTTTCActcaaataaatactccatcaaATCTAAAGAAATTTGGAGTTTAAGACTTGGACTAGAATAGTGGATCAGTCACTATTTGAAAGGAACAAGAAGGGAAGAAATTTCGAGGCAACAGTAGACGAGGACTTGTGTGAATATGACCAAGAGTTGATACTCCATCACAATTACAAAATCTCATTTACTCAGCAAAATCAAACAAAGCTTCGGGGATGATGGTTTCATCTTCATCTGATTGCTCCCAGTTATTCGAGGACGTGCAAAACAAACTTGATTCAACTATGCCATGGATAGGATTGTATATTGCAGCTGCCACTGCCTTGTGCACTCTTGCTATGGCGGCTGATGCTTTCATTGGACTTAGAAGCAAAAGGTATTGGCTCCCCTCGAAATGTTTCTCTCTCAACGCTTTCTCCTTGACAATATTAGCGTCACCATGAAGCTTCCTGTAGATCTTACAAGCACTGCTATTAGCTCCATTGATCAATATGCTCGGATTAGCAGCCTTGTTTTCATGTCTACTTGTATGAATAATTTCACCAtatctgtcacgaccgcccttctagggtataataaatgcggcgatcgtgacctaaCATGACTTAAATGCAACAAGGAAAAAGactagggttttataaaaggGGTTTGACGAAGGTAATTAATGAACAAAAATCAAAGAGAGAAGGTCAGGGTGACGCTATGAAGTTATGTATGAAGAGTGaagttatgtatgaagacacaacgacactcacagatcaaagataaacaattcatttttcaattaaCTTGCTCAACATCACCATACTctcatcgccgctcaacctgcacatagggaaaacacatgcaaggctgagtactataaagatactcagtggacttatgccgaaaacattttcctAAAAATTATTACTTATCATTGTCGTGACGCTTAGGCgatcactttgttgttctgcatcaacacgcatcctggtcccaccttcgaatcgtcaatttctccttcaagagttgaaaacttgcctcaaCTTTGGCGGGATCCACTTGGGTTCCTTCTGCCGATACAATGTGTCCAAGAAAGTTTACTTCTTTCAGCCAAAATTCACACTTGCTAAATTTGGCGTAtagcttctcggtcctcaacgtctccaaagcGATTCGTAGATGCTCCTCGTGCTCCTTCCCGTTCTTCGACTAGACCAGgacgtcatctatgaagaccaaaacgaatttatccaagtacGGATGGAATACCCGGTTCATCAAGTtcatgaataccgcaggtgcattcgttATACCGAAcggcatcacaacgaactcatagtgaccatatcttgtacGAAATGCGGTCTtcggtatgtcctcccttcgcAACTAGCTGCTTTTCTGACGGAAGAGGAAAGTCTAATACGAGAGTTTAGTAAAATGCAATTGGAAGTGGTaagggcacctgaaacagtggaaggccgaattgccaccttagtggttgAACCTAATCTAAGAACGAGAATCGTTGTAGTACAACGGATGGATACGAAACTTGAAGAAATTCGAATTGAAGTGAGAACTGGCAAATCTGGAAGTTTTAGTGAGGAGTCGGACAACGCCCTCACTTTTGAAGGGAGACTGTGCGTACCAAACGACGTGGAACTCAAtaacgagatcatgagtgaagctcatgagactccatacacccgtgaagcacgaagatgtatcaagacttcaaaaagtccttttggtggaatggcatGAGGAGAGAcatagcggcatttgtggagcgctgcttagcctgcaagcaagtgaaggctctacatcaacgaccgtacggaaagttgcaaccactagaaattcccgattggaaatgggagcacatcgccatggtTTTTGTGACGgcattgccaaagacgcaaaaaggaaatactgccatatgggtaattatagaccgactcaccaagtgtGTGCATTTCATACAGATTCCCGTAACGCATGGATCGAGCAAGCTAGCTGAGATCtacataaaggaaatagtgcgactgcatggagtcccagtgacaatcacgtccgaccgtgacccgaaattcacttcaagattttggatgagtctgCAACGCGAGCTTGGAACTCGATTGAATTTTAGCACGGCGCTTCACCCGCAGACCGATGGACAATCTGAGAGggcgatccaaactctcgaggacatgttAAGAACCGAGGTGCTCGACCGCGGAGGAAGTTGGGAATCAGTGCTACCGCTGATCGAATTCACTTACAACAACAGTCTCCAAGCAatgataaacatggcgccgtacgaagccttgtatagaagaaagtgtagatagccgctctattgggacgaagttggcgaacgaagagtacttggacctgatgcagttaaagaaatgattaaaatttGTTCGACAAATTCTTGAAAAATCAAAGAAGCTCAGGACAGACAAAAGTcgtacgcggatgtccgacgaacAGACTTGCAATTTCAAGCCGGCGACAAAGCTTTCCTCAAAGTATCCTCGTCGAgagggataacgcgttttggtgttAAGGGAAAGTTGAAACTGCGATTTATCGGGCCTCATTAAATTCTAGAAGGAGTAGGACCCGTTGCGTACCGGAAATGTGCATAACGTCTTTCACGTATCACAGTTgcggaaatacgtgttcgacccaaagcatgtgattcattacGAAGAAGTTGCGTTGAATTccgacttgagctacgaggagagaccccaaatggTCCTGGACAGAAAGGTTTagaatttgagaaataaatTGATAGCTAGCGTAAAAGTGTTGTGGAGAAACCACGGGtacgaagaagccacgtgggaacttgaggacaagatgatggaattgTGCCCGGAACACTTCTCATGAaggtaccaaatttcgggatgaaatttcttttaagagtggtaggatgtaacgccccactttttaaaccctaattttcgaaccctaaaagtttgcattaaatgttttaatgccgtgaagtatgtggattaattgacgagtgaattaattgcttgatttcATGTGACCTAATTGTGCTTTGGAGTTGAGACTTAGTTTGAATAGTCAACATTGTTGGGGAAATGACGTGACCATTGAATGGTCAATATCGTTGAAGGCGTGACGAGAATGTGGAATAGTCATTCTTGTTGAATTATGACGTGACTgtttgaatgattgatgagggatgaaatatatattatggtgaattatttttctaagggtgagtgagattaaataggatcatcaataattaccttgccctttttatttgaaattttcgaccactattatttattggagaggaattctatttttttcctggatttaattatttgttgggataattatcctaattaaatccaaaacccgAATATTCTTTATTTCTCCATGACaaattcgacccctaccttattcctagggagatttcgaaatttcCCTTATTTAAGGGAAGAAGGAattgtttattatatattttgatcccttatttattccctttcatgaataaatataaatattttagcaaatcttaccatacctaaggagatcttgccatatcctatttttttattaggatttgagtttaattccttgtgggagaaggAATAAAATCTCCTACTCCATATATTATtgggagtattattatttttattctgcttcgtattattttattctactccgtgaaataccaaattaaatcataggctaattaaatagcctagatTTCGAATTCCTCCTATTTTCTCTCCAAATTCACGCCAACTTCCACTCCTCCATAtcttttcaaatctttaatttatttaattaaagcttATATCTTGCACTctataaataagagagaaaccctaaacctaaatcacaaaatacacgcctcctcacttctccctctccctctcaatttttcttctattttctcTCCATGAATTCTTCATCTTTtgagaagaatttaagttgaagcctcaagaATTTTTGAAGGATCAAAATTTTACCTTGTTCTACCGACCATttcaatcaagaaaggtataattgaacTTCTTTTCTCATCATCCCCTTTTAAACATTTATTTCGATGCCTTCATGCATATAATGAGTGTAGGGATCACAAATCTAAGAAATTAATCGGGTGGGATTGATGGTTGCATGAGAAAAAGATATGTTTATGCGTTTATGGTTGTATATAAATGAACTTGTGAATGATTTGTAGTGAATGcgatgtgaatatatgagaacatgatggtgagatctttttgaagcatgattatgtgttggaagcatgaatatatgtgtttggatgagtATTTGATAAACCTAGTTCGAAATTGTGAGGCGTGAAAACTGTgatgttcggacagtagattccgacgtatGTTTGACTGAGCAAATGATCTTATTTTAgtgcgaaattttaactgaTTAAACTTCAAGAtatcttctgtgttgtgtgtaaatgtcaGCCTTTTtgaaagaaagatgaatttttaataaattgttgaagttgactgcgcagtcctgccagaattGATATTCTTGTCCAGTGAGTTTCCTTTTTGATTTGACCCACCTACGAAtgtgagtttaatgtaaatttttaacTGAATGATCATTGAGATGCctactgtattgtggtaaaatttcagccccaacggaggtcggatgaatatttaataaattttacaacatgactgcgctgttctgccagattgCTACTATACAAAAAAATACCTATGTTGTTAAGTTTGAATGATATACGtgatgcatatgtgttaaggaaccattttatgatgaagtgatgtgttataCGTTGATGTAAACTATGGTGTGTTCCTTgtgttgatgaacgtttgggatgggtaatttaaagAGACGATGGAAGGAACgttaggacatgcatgattttgagccGATAGTTGAGACTGATTTTTGATACGCATaatttaaaggtgataactcgcgctctcagcgtgaCCGCAAGGGGAAAGAAGTACTTGAAATCTAAGCattcgaggtgggctttcttttaaataaggacgatgtcctaaatatttttccgataagaatgaaattgtgtttatcatgccttgtttggTTTTAACGTGcttatctgatgtggcttttgccactattatttaaatcgaattcgggtcctcgtagagccgcaaactctacttggattagtgtacaccaatggtagaccgtgtgtcagcgtatgggttggccggtctagtgacctggtttgcggccgcactccttgtcatgtatgtgcggatatggctaacgtctatgggaaaatgaatgatcagtcgactttttttttacaatgggaaatgattttgagtgcctcgggcctttctaaagctaaaccccgatggttacttacgtaaggcatgatagataaataataatttttatgaaaatgttttcggcataagtccactgagtatctttatagtactcagccctgcatgtgttttcgctatgtgcaggttgagtggcgGCGagaggttggtggtgttgagcaagtaacTTGAAGAATTTAATGTTTATCTTTGAATTATGGGTGttgttgtgtcttcacacatgacgtcactccttctcttggtcgttttccgctgcgatacttcttttacttattagttGTTGGGCCCGAACCTAAATTTGTCCGGTTATTGGTTTCTTGTGAttttgttggataatgtcaaactcttaatcGTTTCCCTTTGAGTATTAATTGCCGGCCCAAAtcattatttaaacccgagtcctcttcttgttttatactccctccgtaccatagtagtgaagtcattttgccattttggtacattccatagtagtagagtcatttccctttttagtaaaagttaacaaatttcttctcacttactttactctctcttactttattctctcttcatctctctactttcttaatctccgtgccgaaaagaaatgcccccactactatggaatggagggagtacttaattgttcatttaGTATGTCGGTTAAACCtccttgatgaaaccctagcttatttttccttgttatatttaagtctgtTTAAGTCGCGGTCGCCGCATTTATCATACCCTAGAAGGACGGTCGTGACAATATCTTTGGGATCCATGGAGAATAATGAAATTGTACTAAACATAGCAGCTTTAGGCGTCCTAGTCATCACTATCATGGTAAATATATGCATTCATATTGTTCAGATGCATCCATTCACTTCAGATGTATTCTATATGTTGCTCCCACAAATAGCCTCTCTTGTCATCATGCTCTTCTTCCTTGCAATGTAATGTTGTATGTCCTTGATGCTTCCAACCGCCAAAAGATACCTGGAATTGAAGTATAATGAGATGCACAAATTGGTTTCAAATAGACAAGTTGATGGGAGTATTGATGAAGTTGGTGAAAAGGTATTGGGTGATGGCAGTAACCGGCGACCCACAGTGTGTTGGGAAGATCTGCCATTTCTTCTATTTCAGCTCTCTTATGTATTTTAATAACCCTACTCTCCATCCAAGTTAAACTTTTGACTTCTCTCCAATTATCCAATTCTACTCTGATCTATTATTGTGTACATAACACTTCAAACTATAGCTGGTCCATCGAGTGGATTCTTAAGATTCAATTTCTTGGAGTGTTTGTTGCAACTATAGCTCCTATATCCAGATGCTTCACTGCTTTGACCATCAAGGTCGCTGAGACGGAACAGAAGAGCTTCATAGATGAACTCAAGGTTGACAAGTACTGGACTTCGAAGCTTGTAGAGTGGAGGGATACATCACTTCCATTTCGAGTTCCAAACCGCCTCTGCAAGAAGCTGTTTTGTGATGTATTAAGATTTGTTCTAAATTTCTGCATTGTATTTCAGATTCTCTTCGTTTTAGCTGGAAAACTACTTTTATTCCTCTTTGCTATATATGCGAGAGGATTTTATTCTGTTTTCTGCAAGAATTCAAGAGTGGGAGGACCTCAAGGTTCAAGGGATGGAGCACAACTGGATTTTAGCCAATATGCTCTTCTACTTGAAGGTGAGCCACAATTGCCTGGTTACATCGTCAAGAACATATGCAATGAGGTTGATAGGCTAATAAAGAAAGGTGAAGAAAATCAATCCACGAATCTGATCCGACTTCTGAAAGCATCTTCAAACTTCAATGGGGTGGGACTATTTGACAGCAACCAAGTTCCAAGCTTACATTCTCAAGAACCTCCAAACTGCTGGGCTCTACCCATCGTGACTTTGACGACTATTACAGTTGCACTTACCAACATTGCAGATGATAAGGCTAACCAGTTATTGGCTAGTGTTAGAGAGGGCTTGTCCATCGTGAAAATCATTGAGGGAACTCTAGATGGAAATGAGGAGTTGGAAAGCATCAGAAAAGCTGCAGATGTGGTTTAGGTTGGAGTTGAAGTATATAGAAAATGGGATTATAAAGATCTTGACAGCACGAGCTTCAGAGGTGCAACGCACAGGGAAACACTGAGAAACCTCTCCATTGTTGCAGAAAAGATTGTGACAGAATTCATGGCTCAAACAAGAGATGTTCTGATGCAGAACCCTCTAAACTGGCCTGTTAGAGTTATTGCTGCTAACTCAATGTACAGAATTGCTCAAACGATCTTGTTATGGATGCCAAATGGCGAGCACCAAAGTGATGACGAGCTACTTGAGGGTATATCCATCACCATCTCGGATATAATAGCAGCGTGCCTCACCAATCTAGTGCAGGTCATAACAATCAAGTGTCATATACATGACATCAGAGAAAAAGGCATGAGAGTGTGAGACGAGCATTGGTTCTTTTTGGTGAGAGTAAAGAGATTCTTGAAATTCTACGTCCGAGATTGGATGTGGAGAAAGTTGCTACTATTGATGAGTGGAGGGCATCCATGGCGCTGGTTATTGAAAACCCTCCGAAATCAAGTGATGACGCAACAATAGTGGGGTAgtaattttcatatagtttacATAGCATCTATGTTTCTCGATCGTATTTGGATTTCAATTACTACAAAATATGACTTTAAGAAGCGTGATTATAACTTTTATGTGTCTATTGGTTAGTGCATTTGGTTGTGTTGCAAAATACTGTTATTATCAAGCGTGCAAATTATAACTTAAACCATAATTGAGCCGACCATTTTCTCTCCATATTTCTCTCAGGTCTCATTCTTCACTTCCACCATTGTGGTTCAAAGCCTAAGGCCCTACTCGGTACGGTGGAATTGAATGACATTCCTAATTCCATTCCTTTGCTTGATAAATTTTTCTCTTAGGAATCACCATTCCATTTGGAATGACCATTCCATATGTGAATAGTCATTCCATCCATTTAGCTAAGGAATAACCATTCCATtcccattttcctttttttatagtttaaattttaacaaaattctactactccctccgtcccaagttacttgagtcgtattccattttgggttgtccaaagttacttgagtcatttctctttttggctaaaaataaaacatctaatcacacttactttattctttcttttattttactccctcttactttattctctcttctattttatttaactcactaaacacaactttcttaaatctcatgccaaaaagaaatgcctcaaataacgtgggacagagggagtacatattatattatattatattatatttaacttCAATATCactcaatttaataatttttaaattttataatgaaattaaaattttagaattattaattattaaaaaaatccacaGTAGACACACTCTGCACACACTATGCACACAGCACACGCACTGCACAATTCCATTCCATTTGTATTCCTTACATTCACCAAGCACAAGAATGGAATGGggattccattccattccaatcctcattccattctcatctccattccaTTCCCTCCTTATTCCATTCTATCTTACCAACAAGCCCCTAAAGCTATATGACCATAATGTAGCTAGTCATAAATAGCATTTCAGTaaatatatgtatttttggatattaataatttaattgtctCATTTAATGCTTAAGTCAGTTGACAATATAAGCTACTTGGtatggtggaatggaatggggTAATGGAATGACATTCTTACCTCCATTCCATTCCTTTGCTTGGTATTTTATTTCCTTAGGAATGACCATTCCATTCCACATGGGAATAGTCATTCCTTCCATTTAGCTAAGGAATGGCCATTCCATTTGTAAACCTTACATTCACCAAGTATATGAATGGAATAGAATTCCCATTCCATTcccattttcatttcattcgcatcTCCATTTTATTCCCtcctcattccattccatcataccaaacCTTCTTGGTATGGTGGAATGAAATGTGGGAATGAAATGAATTCCTACATCCATTCCATTCCtttgtttgatatttttattCCTTAGGAATCATCATTCCATTTGGAATCACCATTCCATTCCACATGGGAATAGTCGTTCCTTCCATTTAGCTAAGGAATGACAATTCCATTcaattttctcttttctttttattttagattttaattataaaacatagtagtattatattatatttaaatttaatatcactcaattttataattttaaaattttataataaaactaaaatttagaatttttaattattaataaaaatccacactatacacattgtacactacacacacattaCACATAATTTACACGCACTACTTAATTCCATTCCATTTTGTCTTACATTAACCAAGTACAAGAATGTAATGGAATCACCATTCCATTCCCATCCTcattccattctcatctccattctatTCCATTCCCTCCTTATTctattccatcataccaagaagcTTATGGCGGAATGGAATGACATTCCTAACTCCATTCCATTCCCTTGCTTGGTATTTTTCTCATTAGGAATCACCATTCCATTCCACATGGAACTATCCATTCCTTCCATTAGCTAAGGAATGGCCATTTCATTCCATTTCACACACACAACCCCCACCCACACACAAcaccaacacacacacacaacaacaacaacaccaacacaaacacacacacacacatcaacATACAGCAACACATGCGCGCGCAGCGCGCACACACAACAACACATACGCGCGCGGCACATAGCAACGCTCAACAACACATGCAcatacacacagacacacatACCCCCACCTATATACACACACATCAACACATAAATACACCACATATGCACACACTCATTTACGTGTATAGTACAAAATAATATGATCCAAAATATTTGGAAAaactatttttaaataaatattatttttagtagAATCAACATTATTAATTATacatatttcatttcatttcatttcttatactccctccgtccgccattaaatgttccatttttcatttttcgtctGCCGCCAATAAAtgtcatttcacttttactatatttggttagtggaccctacattccactaactcattcactcacatttttttataaaaccaatatataaaagtagaccccacattccacaaactttttctacccactttactttataaagtcaaacaatttcttaaaatccgtgtcggtcaaatatgaaacatttaatcatggacggaggaagtattatttgTAGTTACCAAGCATATGAATAGAATCGATCAATGAATAACAATTCTATTCCATTTATATTCCTTGCACTTACCAAGCATAAGAATAGAACCATCTCCGTTCCATTTCattccctccgttccattccattccctcctcattccattccaccgTACCATGAAGGCGCTAAAGGTTTTATTTgtgcaaaaaaaaagaatgaataGGCAGATTCTATTGAGCAAATGTTTTTCTTCACGTTGTGTATATTATATGATATGATGTGGAAAATATTTTAAGAAGTAAGATTAATAGAAAAATTTATGCGTTGGGCCATGCCCTGCCCCAGGCGCCTAACCTCTCTCCTTGCTGAGCCAGTCGCCGGGCGGAGTGGTGCGTCCCGGGTTTTTTCCGTtttggatgctcttagagacAGTCC
Encoded proteins:
- the LOC121779051 gene encoding uncharacterized protein LOC121779051, with translation MAVTGDPQCVGKICHFFYFSSLIWSIEWILKIQFLGVFVATIAPISRCFTALTIKVAETEQKSFIDELKVDKYWTSKLVEWRDTSLPFRVPNRLCKKLFCDVLRFVLNFCIVFQILFVLAGKLLLFLFAIYARGFYSVFCKNSRVGGPQGSRDGAQLDFSQYALLLEGEPQLPGYIVKNICNEVDRLIKKGEENQSTNLIRLLKASSNFNGVGLFDSNQVPSLHSQEPPNCWALPIVTLTTITVALTNIADDKANQLLASVREGLSIVKIIEGTLDGNEELESIRKAADVV